Within Ascochyta rabiei chromosome 4, complete sequence, the genomic segment GAACAGAAGATCCACAAGTTCTTTGCAGATAGAATGATAATCATCGAAACGCCGATGCTATGCCCTGGTACCCTAAGTGTATGCAAAGAAGTTTACAACGCGACGTGCCCATTAGTCCTGCCCTCCTTGTGCACAAGGGGTTCAtcatcgtcttcgtcgtctgTCAAGCCTTCAAGCTCAAACTCCTCCGCATCCCTGACTCTACGATCAACTCGTGCGTAGCCGTTCGGTGCTCCGTTCGCATGCGGTGCTTCGGCATCGACCTTAGAGTCCTGGAAGGCGTAGACGGCATACATATGGATGAGAAGGTTGGCAACTAAGTGTAGTGTTAGCGACTGTCGCAATCGATTGTGAATTGATGCACTTACAGAGGAACATCAAAAAGGCTACGCTAAATAAGATTAGAACGTAGGAGACGTGTGTGACGTTTGCGTCTGCAAGGAGCTGCATCTGCTCCTCTGTCGCACCCATGAAAAGGAAGCCGCCAGCGATGAGTAGGAACGGTGTCAGGTACTGGAAGCTGTTTGGATCCGGGTCCGAGAGGTCGTTGGTAACGGCAATGCGATCCTTGAGCACAAAGGAGATCTCAATCATGCGCGCAGCACCGGCAGCCATGAGAGTGTAGCCGAACACGGTGTGAATCATGGTAGAGATAGGCAGATGCTGTGGGTGGGATGACATGGCCCAGCCGGTGACGAAGATGACCATACCGGGGATGAGGTTGCGCTTGGGCTGTCCATTTCTCTTGCGGCTAAGCCATACACCAACCAGGCCGGCGGCCCACCAGATGATGCCCATAGATGTGTGCTGCAAATCGTTATGCACCCATGGCCCACCCCAGCGATGCTCGGTAAAAGTGTTGACACAACCCCAAGCTGCAATGACCAGTGAGTCGAAGAATTCCTGGCTGCGGCCGGTTCTCTTCAACCACATCTGCCCCACAAGCAGCAGGATAGTAAGGATGATTCCGTAGGCGACAAAAGCACTGCCCATGATGAAGTGGGCCAGACACTGGCCTGTGTGGTCGGCTCTGCAGAAACCCAGCGCAGTGATACCTCCAAATACGAATTGGACCCAGGTGACAATCGGCATCGTCTTTCCCACCACGCCGTGCGCCTTTACTACGATCCTCCGGATCTTGCCGTGTATGCCCTTCTCGAGATGCAGCTTGAGGTAGACGCCCATGACGATTTGGACGACCAGCATGAGCATGATGACAGGGACAAATTTGGCGTGGATGTTCTCGGTGAACTGTCTGCCTTTATGTTTGTGGCCTAGAAAGTAGCCAACAACGGCGAGGATGGAGCCAGTAACCTGAACAGGAACGTGCCATTTGGACCGTGTAATCTAGGATCTGTCAGTCTACCTGGACCGTCGATTGCCATCCATTGTGGGTGCTTACACCCAGCACCATTCCTGTGGGAAAGATGATACCCCATGCCAACGATTGCACCAGGATGTGTGTCCATAGTATCGAATCGATTGGGTCTTCAGAGACGGCGTGCCCCTCTTCTATCTTATTCATGTGCTGCTCGTGTGCTGTGGCTGCTGTACTGAACAACAGCGTTGTCGCGAGCGCGGCTCCTCTCGCCTTCAGTCCCATGTTGACCATAGGCAGGGGCTGAATCGCGCAAGGCTCCACAGGCGTAGACAAACTTCGGTGGCTCCGGCGTGGAGGTTTCAGGCGGCAATCGACGTATAACGGCGCATTCGAGGGATTGTGGATCAGTCCAGGGTGCAACTGCAGGGTGTAACGAGAGAGAGTGTTGTCGCCTTCGAGGACCCCAAGGGAGCCGCGTCGCAATCTACTGCTTACGTGGAGAGGGCGCGCTCGTTATTGGCTCTAGCTTTCCGCCACATGCCGTCAGCCAGCAAACACCGACATCTCCGAGCTGCATCACACCTCACTCACCTTGTAACAGCATGGCCGTCGGCACAGACGTTACTGAGATCGCAGACAGTGAGGAAGAGCCACTGACGTCTTCGCCTGCTGCTCTTCCAGATGCAGCTGCTGACAAGCTTTCCACAACAGCTGGTCAAGACGCCCAAGCTGTGACTTGGCTTCACCAAGATCCTGCCAGAAGCATTGCCAATGAAGCCTCGAGCCGCACCGACGGCTTGGATGTCGACCAGGCAGAATCTTCGGCAAACGTTGAGACGGCGCTGGTCGATCACATTGATCTACAACCTGCACTACAGACAGGTACTAACGTTGCCAGCGCGTGCACCACGAAGAATAGAATGCAAGCAGCCGCTTCTGCATCACAGGTCACTGTAGCTGCCTTTGGTGCAGACCACCACACTGGCAGCATCGATCCGGTTGGAACAGACGGTGAGGACAGCGTTGGAAAAGATACAGCACACTCGCCTGAAACTGGGATTTCAATACAGCACGATGAGCACATGTCCATGCCGACAAACACCCAAGGCAAGTGGAGGGACCGTCAGAAAGACATACACCGGCCAAGCTTTCCGGAACATTTGTCTGATAGTCCTATCCGCACGAGTGTTGAGCGAGTCAACATTCCAAGTGAACGTTTACCAACATCTTCCTCGCAAGAGGACGAAGCATGTGGCAACCTCGCAGCGATTCCTGAATCAAGAGTCAACGATCCTGCAAACCTTTTCAACGATCAGCAGGACCCCAGCCAAGGTCACGCAGCTACGAGTCATATCATCAAGACAGGAAACGACAATAGCGAAACTTCGGTTGGACGAACTCAGCATGCTATAGTTCTTGCATCTTTAGTCTGTTTAACGACACTGAACTACTGATATTTGCTCACATACTGTATAGATCGGACCGCCAGTAACCACTACCACAAAGCGACCGCATTTCAACGTCAACACCGACACTCCTGTTACCGCTACTGGAGACACCTCAAATTGTATGGACTTGGATCATCTACCAGCGGCTACCGACTCGACAACATCCCACACCAACTCAAACCAAACAACATTAGGCGTAGCTGCAACAAGACCTGGTCTCCATGATGATTACAACGTATCGGAAAATCTGGAACCCTGTTCTCTTGCCAGATGTACACCAGCACTAGCGTCACCACCTGATGACGAGCCTAATCCCAGTGAAAACGATTACGGGATGAGTGGTAACGGAAATCTTCCACGTACTGCGGCAGATCCAAATACGGCAGCAACTTCACATGAGCCTCATGCTAAACAGCAGACGAGCATTGATTCGATCTTCGGAACTCGGGCTTCAGCCATGAGTGTTAATGTCAATCAATCTAAACAAGCAACAGCAGACACGCCAGCTGAGCAGAGTTCCGAGAAGAGACCAGTTCTTGAGGAATGGCGTCTGAAGTCAGAGACAAAGCAAGCGTTAGAGCCTATAATTCAGAGTGGGGTAGCAGAAGTCCACTCGCACCGAGAGGACGACACCAACGTCGGAGTCGATTCAAGCTTGGCGTCCACGGCGCCTGCAACACATGCACAATCGCAATCAAGTCTTTCACAAACCAGCGAGCCAGCCTCACCACGCCCCGTCGCCAAATTAACACCCCAAGAGATCACACTCGCCGAGCTCAAGGCGCAAAAAGCCGTTTTGCTTGCCTCTCTAGTTGCATTACCAGCGATTCAAGTGCTCATTGAAGAGAACCAGACCTTTGGCGCTGATATGTCCGACGATGACGGCGAACCTACCGAGGCCGACGTCACGGCTGCTGCGAACAAGATGGTCAAGGAACACATCAAGCTACTGCACGAGTACAACGAGCTGAAAGACGTCGGACAGGGGCTAATGGGTCTCATTGCTGATCAGCGCGGTGTAAGGATTGTAGAAGTCCAAGATGAGTTTGGTCTTGATGCAAACGACTGAAGGGTGCAAGCAGGAGCTGGCTTTATCAAGTTCGCAGTCGCGCTGACGGCAACTGTGTCTAAGGAGATGTCCGAACCATAATACCCAGGGAGATTTTTCGCCAAGAAGAAGACAATACAAAAGCAATTGTAAACAGACCACCGGTGCGGCGTGACATGGTTGTCAATCTCGCAATGAGCACGAAAATGCGTGCACGTTCATGAACATTCGATTATTCCTTAAGCCGCACCTCTCTTGAACCAGCCAATCCTTGCCGCGGCCTGCATCACGACCATAGCCTCAAATTTTATCCCTCAGCGGCTATGACACATGAAAAACCATACATGGACAGATCATGTGTCAGGCTCAACATCGTTTTGTTTTTGGTGCGCAGAAACTGCTCGGCTTAGCGTTTTTAAGCAGAACTCACGCCCTGCGCGCTGTACCGATGAGAACCGAGCGCCTGTCGTTTCACGTCTCACCACCAGACCAGCAACGACTACACCGAATCGAGTTTCGCGGCATGGCGGAATGTCTGTATTAAGAGGAAGCTAATATTCATGAGGCTCTTTCTTACACATCAATGACGTTGATACGAAACCTGCGCCTGGTACAGCAACAACTCATGGCTTCCAGACTCTACAGCGTGATATTGGACATGTAAAAGGACCCACTTGTGCAGGACTGCGCAAACAACGTCACGTTCGCATGTGGAGCGTAGTGTTGTGATGGCGGCGGGATCGTGAGATCTGGAGACGAAGGGGGGAGAAAATTCTTCATGGTTTCCTGGGGTATATAAGCCTGGGTGAAGAGTAGGGACAAAGAGCGCCATCACCATCAGCAACAACCTTCAAACATCACTACCTACATCAACGCACACACAACTTCACCAGTCTCGCAACCTTGACCCACTTCCTCCATCGACCAATTTCATGCTCGAGTACGACCTCATCGCCTACAAGATGAACAATATGGACTCGCACCCGCGCGTCCTCTCCCTCAGCGCCGGCTCTTCAGCCACTACATCCATTGTCTCGACACCCGTCACGCAGTCGCGCCGCGCCAGCCACGACTCGCAACACGATGCGCACCACTTCGTCAACCTGGGCAAGACGGACAAGTCACTGAACTCGTCCATCAAGAAACTCTGGAAGGACTTCAAACACGCCGCGGCCGAACACCACCGCAGCGTCAACGCCGCCTACGAAGCTACACATGGCGCCGGACCAAGGGTTGGCGCCCTCGGCGGCATTAGGGTCGAGTGAGAACAACGCATACCAACCGTGCCGTCATGAGGGCTCGTCGTAACAGAACGACGAGGTCTTGACTTGCGGTTACAAGGTGTTTGCAGGCTCATCGCACGGACAGAGAGAAGTGAGAGAGGGCCGTGGAAGGGAGGCTGGGGGAACCAAAAGCGCtgttttcttcttcttttggAGCGACTAAGAGTTTATTTTTTCGAGCACTATACCCCAGAGCACATGCTCGAGGCAGCAAGCAAGTAATATTTAATGCACGCTTTCTTTTCACATGGACATGTTCTTCCCTTATCATGACAGATGGTTGTACATGTAGTAAAGAATGGACTCACAAGCAGACCAAAAGCTATGCACGGCCTTCGGGCGAAAGGGTAATCAATTGGGGTATCTCATCACGCTCATCCTCGTGCGCTACAACGACTCAAATCTCTACCGGCTCCGTCAAAACTCCAACTCCTCAACCTCCATCCCACACTCGGTGCAGCTCTTCCTCGTCATGCCCGTCTCGGGATTCAGCACACCCCTCCCCCATTCGTGCTCATGCTTATCATAGCGACCCTTGATCTTCTGTCCAAACTCTGCTTCGCCGCCGTCGCCACTCAGTCTTGCGCGCTTGTACGCCTCGACGCGTGTGCGGCGCTTCAAGTCGTCGAGTTTGTTCTTGaacttcttctccttgcgCTGCTTGCTGACTTTTGTGCGCTTCTCGTACTCGGTGTCCAGCGCTTCGGCGGAGCCCCATTTCTGCGGGCTGAAGGCGTAGGCTTCGACTTGTAGGCGTAGGAAGAGCTGCATGTTGTGGAAAGAGGTTTTGTGCGGGTTGGGCCGCTCGAGATGCGGGAGGAGGTCCTCGTCGGCGAGCTCAGGGTTTGTGAGAAGATAGTCGTCGCGCGCTTCTGTTTTGGTGAGGAGCGAGTATTTATCCGGGATCGATTCTTTGCAGCGCGAACAAACAGAGATGTGGAATGTGTCGGCCCATTTCCAGTCTATTTCCAGGCTGTTGCACTCGCGACATTTGCCGGGAATGTCTTTCTTGCCATCGCCGTATTTGCCTTTGAACGTGCCGGCCTCGATCTCGGCATTCTCGGCGGCTTCGAGGAGCGCggcgtcttcgtcttcagcCTCATCTTTCCCGTTTACGGCGTTCAGGATCGATATGCCAGGCTCGTAGGGCCCAGCGCGCGCTTCTCGTAACTTTCTACGCACCTGTTCACGCTCCCACTCTGCGAGTGTCATGCCTTCTGGTTTCTGTTCTTCGCGACTTTTGCCTGTCCACATGGCACGGTTGTGCGGGTCGTCTGTTGTGCTGAGAAAACCGCCCTTCGTGTCGGTCATGGTGCTGAAGTCGTAATCGATAAAGTCGGAGCGCTTGATGTCTTTGCTCTTGCTCTGGTGGATGTATGAGTTCGAGGGCGGCTGGATGAAGCCGCCAGATGCTTGCGTGGAGCTGGCATTACGGACTTGTGTGGGAGTGGTAGACGACGTTAGGGACGAGTATGCGCGTTTCGTGCCAGCGACGGGTGCGGGCGAGGGACGGGACGCTTGAACTTGCTGTGCCTGTGCTTTTGCTCGGAGCCGGGCTTCTTCCTGGTGGTTGTGAGTGAGAAATACTAACAATGGCATATCTAAGTCTCACCATCCGCCTGATCTGCTCTGGAGTCGGAGGGTTGGGCGGCAGCTTGCCCGCTGAGCGAGTGGCTCGCGGCGGCGTTGCTGGTCTGTCGCCCATAATTGTAGGACTGTGAGTCTGGCGAGAGATGGCACCGTCAACAGCACTCTCGAGCAACTTGTATTTTTGCAGAGAGTCGTTTGGCACTTCGCGAGTGGCGGCTGTCACCACGTCGGAGCCGCGATCGAGACCCTTGTTCCTGTGACGATTGCGCTAACAATTCTCCACTACGTCATCCCGCGATCTTTCAGATCGCATGAGGCATCACATCCCACAGCGCGCCAAAGACCGCAAATTCTGATGTGCGACGTAGGTGAGAAGGTGGAGTGGCAATACCCTGCCGATTCAAGAGTAGAAGACGAAAGACGAAAGGGCGCACTGCTGTTAGCCATATTAGCACAGCCCTTTCAAATTTATACGATGACTCTTCCATGTGGCTGTACAATTCACAGTGCACCCAACGAACCAGACTAGGCGGCTGAAAAGAACATTGCTTCGTCATAGACAGAGGCTGATGCTTGCAATAAGTAGCACCTTCCGCTCGCTTTAAGCCTCAGTCCCAAGTCCTAGAATTTCCGCCGCCACAAGATGGCTGACGCGACAGCACGTGCGCACGTGGCCAGCCCTACAGCCCTAACTGCCGATCCCGAAAATGTCCCTGGGACAGAAACAGAATACATCAGCAACGACGCTATCAACCGCAGAGCAGGTCTAAACAAGCGCGAGGCGCGCAAGCAAAAGAGAGCCCAACAGTCGCTACCCACACCACCTGACACATCCTCCGAGACTGAAACGTCCACGCGCAAACCACCCAAAGCCCGCAAACCTCGTCTATCGCCTCCACGGACCTCGGCAGACAACGCAGCAAAGACATCGATACCCCAATTCCTCGCTACTACAATGCCGCCCGGGAACCCCATTCCTCTGCTCATCTGCAGTATTGGCAACCCAGGCCCCACCTACGCCAACACGCTGCACTCTGCCGGCCACATCATAACCTCGTACATCGCCGGTCGGAAATCCTACCAGCCCTTTACAAAGGGGCTCTCCGGCCTGGTGTCTCGACCAGACAACACCACGTTCTCGCTGTCGCTGCTCAAAGGGTACACCAAGACACAAGGCGGGCCCCCTGAAGACGACTGGACCTTTTGGCAGAGTCTGAGCCTGATGAATGTCAGCGGCGTCGGCGTCAAGAAGGCCTATGCAGCGTGGTTGGCCGAGTTAAGACGGCGCACCACGCCTGCTGCTGAGGGCAGGCTGGTTGTCGTGCACGATGAGCTGGAGTCTGCGCTGGGGAAAGTCTCGGTCAGAGAGAGCGGCGCGAGTGCGAGAGGGCACAATGGGTTGAAGAGCTGTCAGCAGCAGCTGAGTGGCGTCAAGTGGTGGAGGGTTGGCGTCGGGATAGGGCGGCCGGAGAGCAGGGATCCGAATGTGGTCAGTCGCTACGTGTTGGGGAAAATGAGGGGGGAGGAGAGGAGTGGGCTGGAGAGAGCGGCGCCGGGGGTTGTCGATGCGCTGAGGGTGATTGCTGAGAAATAATGACTTGCATTGCGCTGGCGCTCAGATTTGTGTGCGAGGAGTGATGTACACTGGCACTTTTATGGAACGATACCCATAGATATAGAACTTGGGAAGGCGGCATGGCAGGTAGTAATAGCAGTACATTGATTGCTGTGTCGAACAGCCTGGTATCATCCGGTACGCCCGTATCAATGCTCGAAGAACAACAACAAAATAAGAACTAGCCAGATCACACAGGCGTAACGCCCAAGGCCAAAGACAAAGCCAAAGTTCCATCATGCAGGCGGGGCCTTCTTCAGTTTCCTCCGCTCTTCCAACCGCCTCCGTGCCTCCGCCTTTCGGTCAATAGGCAACGCCTCAGCCCTGTCGCTCTTGACCTTCGCAGAGCCTTCCGCGTGGTGGGATGTAATCTTCGAAAGATCGAACTTGGGGTCAGTGGGTGAGTGCAGAACAGCGTCTGTCTTCGACTTCTCCGCCTCTTGCTTCTTCAGCGGCTTAGCGGTTAGTGCAGCTAATCGTGCTTCTAGCTCCAGTTCTGGCTTCTCTGCGGCACGGCTTTGGGCCTTCGCTGTCCCAATCTTCGCGTCCGCTTTCTCTATTTGTCGGCGGACAGCCCGTGAGTCTGGTTTTGCCGTCTGCGATGCCGATTTAGACACGCGGTGCTTCTTTGGTGGAGGGTTCCACGCTGGGTGGGTATATGGTGATCCTGCTGTAGGCATCGCCCTCCTGTCCAACTGTGGTATCGAGCTCTCATCCATGTTCATCCACGGATCTGGTAGATTTGGTGAAGGCATGGGTAGCGGGCTGGAGGGGAGGGCAGCCACTGGCGAAGAAGGACCGATATTCTCCTTTGCTGGGCTGGCTTTGCGGGTGCTGAGCGGCGATCTCGAGGGTCGTGATGCCGGAGGGGGTTGCAACGATGGCTTCAAAGCCTCGATGGGGGCAACAGGAGACTTTGCCAATATGATTGAGGCCTCGTCTTCCGCCGTTCCTAGCTGGGACGGGCCGCTGGGACGACCCGTGGTGTCTGGCAGAGTCTGACGACGACTCCTTCTCGACTTTGGTGGGGAGCTGTTCTCTTTAACAGACGATACTACGGTTAGCAAAGGTACCAGTGGCGCCTCGAGCACTGCTTCTGACTGCTTTCGCAACCGTGATGCCTCCCTGCTTGTATCTTCATAGATCGAGAAGTCGGGTTTTGCTTCTGAGCTGGTCGCGGTCACCGCCGCCGTGCTTTCCAACGCGGCTATTCGTGACCTCAAAGCCGCTGCTTCGATGCTTGTTGAAGTGTTCTCAGCCATAGCCTGACGTAGTCGTTCCTGGTAGTCCTTGTTCTGTTGCTCAAGCTCTCGCTCCCGTGATCTGAACCGCTTGCGTTCCTGCTCAAGCTTCGTGGCCAGCTCAGTAACCTCGCTATCCTTCTTCATTGCAAACTTCTTAGCAAGCTGTTGCTTTGCGACAATCTTCTTCATCTCCCTCTCACTTCGCTCCGCATAATTCTCGTATTGTTCCTTCCAGTATTTGCCCGACTCGGATCGTGGCGCACCTAGATCTAAAGTAATGTCGCTGTCGTCTCTGGCTTTGGGCTTCTGTCCAGATTTCGGTTGTGTGGCTGTGCGCGCATCGAGCAGAGCTTCAGTGAGCTTAGTGCGAGGTCTTTTGTCACTCCCAGGGTCCAGCCTCAGCTCAGTGCCAGGCGTCCAAGGACTGGGGAACTTCCCAGGGCAGTCGTTGGGTATGCCGCTCTTGTTGATGCCGCTCCTTTTCCCCTCATTATCCTCTATCTGAGACCCAAACGACACCGTCTTCCGTCCTTTGTTTGCCGTCCCTGGAGTCATGAGAATCCCACCGACTCTCTTTGAGGGCGATTGTGATAGTTCGTTGTCTTTTGGTGCTGGTAGCTCTGTGGATTTTGCGTTCGCAAAAACTACCTTAGCCCTGGCCTCGAACTTCCGGGTCGCATGGTTGAGGTCTTCAGGCGCAGGCGTCCCAAATATGGCGTGCTTGAATGCCTTGACGGCGAACTGGTGAGCTGGCGTCTCAGGGGGATCGATAAAGGTAGACTCGTAAGCAGGTTCTATTGGAACGTTAGCAGTGCGCGAAGCTCTCCTGAGTGTGGTGCTACACACCTGCCTGCAGGTCTTCAATCACATTTGTGATGCGCGGTCCTGTGATCCAGGAAAACATGATGCGGATATGGTATTGTCTGCTTTGTAATGACGGTGAAGGGCGCGTCGGCGTGGacgtgtgcgtgtgcggcTGTCGCGGGTTTGTTTGTTCGTTTGTTTACTCGTCGTTCAAGAGTGCAGAGGGCCTGAGTTGTCACTGGTATGTGCCAACAACAAGGTGGAAGAAGACTGCGAGTGCTTCCATAAGACAACGCGATAGTGCGATCGAGGACTGACTTCCCCGTGTGTGCGCTGAGAAGGCACAGCGTCGACCGTTGTTGTCCTCGCAAAGCCCTCGACGGGTGCAGGAAGGCGCGTCCGGGCGCTACCGTAGCGTCCGGGCGCACATCTTGGTGGGGGCGAGCCGCAATCGCTACTTCCACATGTGCTGGCTGCGAAGTCTTCACTTCGTCACAACTCGACTTCCATCAATCAACAGCACACAAATTCGACATGTCTGCAGTGTAAAGGGTAGTGGCTTCGGCTGCTTCTCTCTCCGTCCCCTCTTTATGACGGCACTTTAAACCAGCTACGAGACAGCCCACTATGGCACCGCACAGGACACCACGGAACAAAAAGCAGCAGAATGTATTCTTCCCAAATGGAACAAACGGCGCCGGACCAAAAAGCCCCACTCAGGAGACGTTGCCCATGCGCCCTGCACTGGTCTCTCAACCCTCAGAGACCTATGAGGCAGCACAGGAAGATGAACGAGAGGTTCTGAAGGCCATCTTTATGGACGACTATGAAGAGTCAGAAGCCAAGGGAGCATGGAGCAAAACCACAGATCGTGTGCTACGTCTGAAACTGAAATCATTTTCCAACGAAACCATATCTGTCACCTTGTGTGCTGGGCTTACAGCTACCTACCCAAAAACACTTCCAGCACTTAGTCTAGAAGGAACATCTAAACTGCGAAAATGCACGGAAGCAAGATTACAGCGCATTCTGAAAACCAAACCTGCCGAGTTGATTGGAGAGGTCATGATCCACGAGATTGCAACAGAGATTCAGGACGTGCTAGAAGACGAAGTAGCGGTGCGAGAGACTGATGGTACTTTCGAGAACCTGGGAGCAGAGCGTGCCGTGCAGGAAGCTGCAGCTGTCGAGCTTGCCAAGCAACACGAGGAAGATCTacagaagaagaaagacgaGGAGAAGGCGGAAGAAGAGCGCATCCTACAACAAATGGTCAGTGACGAGATGAAACGCAAGGATCTTATGGCGAAGCGCAAGAGCAACAGGTCATCGGTCATAACGCCAACATCGTACTTCCAAACGGCTAACAGCGCCAACTACGTGTCTTTCGATAGGATCATACCATTACAGCTGGAAGACGCCATTGTCGAATGCAGCGCTGTCGAAGGCATGCTGCCCTTCCGTAAAGGTCCCGTCACTGAGGAGCTCTTGGTCAAGCCGATAGGCAACACAGCAAACATCACATTAGTTCTTAAGCGTGTGCGGATTGGAGACAAGGACGCCGTTGCTATGCCGCATTTGAAGAAAGCCATCATGGAATTTGAAGCGGAGATAGAAGAGGTCAAGCGCTTACGGCAATCTGTTATCTTGAGCGTATTTGACTTCAAGATCGAGCATCTGCCTGAATCGGGTTGGGAGATCAACATACTTATGGAGCATGCCAACAAAGGATCTCTGGGTGAGAAAATAGAAGACGATGGTCAGATT encodes:
- a CDS encoding Aminoacyl-tRNA hydrolase produces the protein MADATARAHVASPTALTADPENVPGTETEYISNDAINRRAGLNKREARKQKRAQQSLPTPPDTSSETETSTRKPPKARKPRLSPPRTSADNAAKTSIPQFLATTMPPGNPIPLLICSIGNPGPTYANTLHSAGHIITSYIAGRKSYQPFTKGLSGLVSRPDNTTFSLSLLKGYTKTQGGPPEDDWTFWQSLSLMNVSGVGVKKAYAAWLAELRRRTTPAAEGRLVVVHDELESALGKVSVRESGASARGHNGLKSCQQQLSGVKWWRVGVGIGRPESRDPNVVSRYVLGKMRGEERSGLERAAPGVVDALRVIAEK
- a CDS encoding DNA repair protein rad14; this translates as MGDRPATPPRATRSAGKLPPNPPTPEQIRRMEEARLRAKAQAQQVQASRPSPAPVAGTKRAYSSLTSSTTPTQVRNASSTQASGGFIQPPSNSYIHQSKSKDIKRSDFIDYDFSTMTDTKGGFLSTTDDPHNRAMWTGKSREEQKPEGMTLAEWEREQVRRKLREARAGPYEPGISILNAVNGKDEAEDEDAALLEAAENAEIEAGTFKGKYGDGKKDIPGKCRECNSLEIDWKWADTFHISVCSRCKESIPDKYSLLTKTEARDDYLLTNPELADEDLLPHLERPNPHKTSFHNMQLFLRLQVEAYAFSPQKWGSAEALDTEYEKRTKVSKQRKEKKFKNKLDDLKRRTRVEAYKRARLSGDGGEAEFGQKIKGRYDKHEHEWGRGVLNPETGMTRKSCTECGMEVEELEF